One Heptranchias perlo isolate sHepPer1 chromosome 39, sHepPer1.hap1, whole genome shotgun sequence DNA segment encodes these proteins:
- the LOC137304988 gene encoding mucin-5AC-like — protein MYNYRSNTIVTITIKITTTTTNLPSIITTNLPSIITTNLTSIITTNLTSIIITNLTSIITTNLTSIITTNITSIITTNLTSIIITNLTSIITTNIPSIITTNLTSIITTNITTTTTNLPSIIVTNIPSIITTNLTSIITTNITTTTTNLPSIIVTNIPSIITTNLPNIITTNLPSIITTNLPNIITTNLTSIITTNLPNIITTNLTSIITTNLPSIITTNLPSIITTNITTATTNLPSIITTNLPSIITTNITTTTTNLPSIIVTNLPNIITTNLPNIITTNLPSIITTNLPSIITTNITTTTTNLPSIIVTNFPNIITTNIPSIITTNLTSIITTNITTATTNLPSIIVTNLPNIITTNITSIITTNLPNITTTNLTSIITTNITSIITTNLPNIITTNITSIITTNLPNIITTNLTSIITTNITSIITTNITSIITTNIMMWRCRIITTNITSIITTNITSIITTNITSIITTNITSITTTNIPSIITTNITSIITTNITSIITTNITSIITTNITSNINMMTNITTTVNSNIITAITKAPESSFINITTTTTVNTTVGTSIASVTNVTIIKIAISTNSTTITNFTINTMIHVTITKNIIPLLGFTV, from the exons ATGTATAATTACCGTTCCAATACCATTGTCACTATCACTATTAAGATCACCACAACAACCACCAATCTCCCCAGCATTATCACTACCAATCTCCCCAGCATTATCACTACCAATCTCACCAGCATTATCACTACCAATCTCACCAGCATTATCATTACCAATCTCACCAGCATTATCACTACCAATCTCACCAGCATTATCACTACCAATATCACCAGCATTATCACTACCAATCTCACCAGCATTATCATTACCAATCTCACCAGCATTATCACTACCAATATCCCCAGCATTATCACTACCAATCTCACCAGCATTATCACTACCAATATCACCACAACAACCACCAATCTCCCCAGCATTATCGTTACCAATATCCCCAGCATTATCACTACCAATCTCACCAGCATTATCACTACCAATATCACCACAACAACCACCAATCTCCCCAGCATTATCGTTACCAATATCCCCAGCATTATCACTACCAATCTCCCCAACATTATCACTACCAATCTCCCCAGCATTATCACTACCAATCTCCCCAACATTATCACTACCAATCTCACCAGCATTATCACTACCAATCTCCCCAACATTATCACTACCAATCTCACCAGCATTATCACCACCAATCTCCCCAGCATTATCACTACCAATCTCCCCAGCATTATCACTACCAATATCACCACAGCAACCACCAATCTCCCCAGCATTATCACTACCAATCTCCCCAGCATTATCACTACCAATATCACCACAACAACCACCAATCTCCCCAGCATTATCGTTACCAATCTCCCCAACATTATCACCACCAATCTCCCCAACATTATCACTACCAATCTCCCCAGCATTATCACTACCAATCTCCCCAGCATTATCACTACCAATATCACCACAACAACCACCAATCTCCCCAGCATTATCGTTACCAATTTCCCCAACATTATCACTACCAATATCCCCAGCATTATCACTACCAATCTCACCAGCATTATCACTACCAATATCACCACAGCAACCACCAATCTCCCCAGCATTATCGTTACCAATCTCCCCAACATTATCACTACCAATATCACCAGCATTATCACTACCAATCTCCCCAACATTACCACTACCAATCTCACCAGCATTATCACTACCAATATCACCAGCATTATCACTACCAATCTCCCCAACATTATCACTACCAATATCACCAGCATTATCACTACCAATCTCCCCAACATTATCACTACCAATCTCACCAGCATTATCACTACCAATATCACCAGCATTATCACTACCAATATCACCAGCATTATCACTACcaatatcatgatgtggagatgccg CATTATCACTACCAATATCACCAGCATTATCACTACCAATATCACCAGCATTATCACCACCAATATCACCAGCATTATCACTACCAATATCACCAGCATTACCACTACCAATATCCCCAGCATTATCACTACCAATATCACCAGCATTATCACTACCAATATCACCAGCATTATCACTACCAATATCACCAGCATTATCACTACCAATATCACCAGCAATATCAACATGATGACAAACATCACCACCACAGTCAACAGTAACATAATCACAGCAATAACCAAAGCACCAGAATCATCATTTATTAacatcaccaccactaccactgTCAATACCACTGTCGGCACATCAATCGCTAGTGTAACTAACGTTACCATTATCAAGATCGCCATCAGTACCAACTCCACCACCATTACCAATTTCACAATCAACACCATGATCCATGTCACCATAACCAAAAACATTATCCCATTACTTGGCTTTACAGTTTAG